One Mesotoga sp. Brook.08.105.5.1 genomic region harbors:
- a CDS encoding helix-turn-helix transcriptional regulator — MILKRLRRNKGLSIQEVAERLGISRQKYSRIEKSPEELKDFFLADRIASIFSMPVEVLFERFSVRVSPLTLPEEMDERRDANRDIQRGTPSQWFDSEAAGGKGRTE; from the coding sequence TTGATCTTAAAGCGTCTAAGAAGAAATAAGGGACTGTCTATTCAGGAGGTCGCAGAGAGGCTTGGGATAAGCAGGCAGAAATACTCGAGGATCGAGAAGTCACCGGAAGAGCTGAAAGACTTCTTTCTCGCAGACAGAATAGCGAGCATATTCTCTATGCCTGTAGAGGTTCTCTTCGAACGCTTCAGCGTGAGAGTGTCGCCACTAACGCTTCCTGAAGAGATGGACGAAAGGAGGGATGCAAATAGAGATATTCAGAGAGGCACGCCATCGCAGTGGTTTGACTCAGAAGCAGCTGGCGGAAAGGGTCGGACTGAGTGA
- a CDS encoding four helix bundle protein codes for MSFGFKNLEVWKVSKSFPKDVYQLTAAFPSDERYGLVAQLRRAAQSGFSERDGCPAGDFL; via the coding sequence ATGTCATTTGGTTTCAAGAATCTGGAAGTTTGGAAAGTAAGCAAGTCCTTCCCAAAGGATGTTTACCAGTTGACCGCCGCTTTTCCTTCAGATGAGAGGTATGGTCTTGTCGCTCAATTAAGGCGGGCAGCGCAAAGCGGATTTTCTGAACGAGACGGTTGCCCAGCTGGAGATTTCCTTTGA
- a CDS encoding helix-turn-helix transcriptional regulator — MTQKQLAERVGLSENYICAIENGRITPLFNKADRIAKELAVPVEFLFTCYVRLSRLPRFKELMYLYNLGYDISPYETEEV; from the coding sequence TTGACTCAGAAGCAGCTGGCGGAAAGGGTCGGACTGAGTGAGAACTATATCTGTGCGATCGAAAACGGGAGGATTACCCCGCTGTTCAACAAGGCGGACAGGATCGCGAAGGAACTGGCAGTACCCGTTGAATTCCTGTTCACCTGTTATGTGAGACTTTCAAGGCTGCCAAGGTTCAAGGAACTCATGTATCTCTACAACCTGGGATACGACATTAGTCCGTATGAGACCGAGGAAGTGTGA
- a CDS encoding DUF2922 family protein, which produces MRNLSVRWYDSTAKKSKGFYIKEPKESLTQSEVETVMGNLITLKAIPSNYAVDYAAVIDTQKNELFNLI; this is translated from the coding sequence ATGAGAAACCTGAGCGTTAGGTGGTACGATTCAACCGCGAAGAAGTCCAAGGGCTTCTACATAAAGGAGCCCAAGGAGAGTCTCACTCAGTCTGAAGTCGAGACTGTGATGGGAAACCTCATAACTCTGAAGGCAATCCCTTCAAATTATGCGGTAGACTACGCGGCAGTGATCGACACCCAGAAGAATGAGTTGTTTAACCTTATCTGA
- a CDS encoding DUF1659 domain-containing protein, with protein MGLGTTVMVVGTEKSLSITWDTGVIEDDKPVLSRQTLKVDSAMTAQEAYDAAYNIASLTDYIIADIKLVETQTLGPID; from the coding sequence ATGGGACTTGGCACAACTGTAATGGTAGTAGGTACTGAGAAGTCACTCTCGATCACCTGGGATACAGGTGTCATTGAGGACGACAAACCAGTCCTCTCGAGACAGACTCTCAAGGTCGATTCGGCAATGACTGCTCAGGAGGCTTATGACGCAGCCTATAACATCGCAAGCCTCACCGATTACATCATCGCCGATATCAAGCTAGTTGAAACCCAGACCCTCGGACCGATCGATTAA
- a CDS encoding PD-(D/E)XK nuclease family protein, whose protein sequence is MNPAVKNENGPLAGDPLSRNNYYRTQLNTITFKRERSNSVYPFCNSDITSSIPAEEVSGRGQNLSCPYISRQLAPEKSENGERLTENRHPFPLSYSRIKAFVECPHRFYLRYFEGLPEAQGEGRKHNGLILRAVFNAYLGNSPTPLLFGENLKRDMEQIEFGVQFLKSKDVLALNIPFALDRFSNPIPFDEPEVVFRGVAQCLYTAPGPETGGSRFVRSNSESCEELAYHGSDSKQRVDLPEHLTDNFWSSSSDQDNVLESSGPTPYHEPATPALVLCHFKAGFGDPDWERLLIYAWALSRVGYNIGRIEWVSLSAGASFSKEITKENLEEAGINLFAWIKQILQSDFSPEAGDHCSYCLYHSLCPLMEKLGEDLTISDSDSLKNTLQKTVAFQEGAKKMKKLADEFIDREGIGKVELSGYEYASDEAPTQIRLLDREAALDTVVSLPDPFKFITFKNLSELVDYLPEEAYEKKEKLKPVRRFRRAADR, encoded by the coding sequence ATGAATCCGGCAGTAAAAAACGAGAACGGACCTCTGGCAGGAGATCCGCTCTCAAGAAACAACTATTACAGGACACAACTAAATACTATCACTTTCAAACGGGAAAGGTCTAATTCTGTTTACCCTTTTTGCAACAGTGATATTACTTCGTCAATTCCCGCAGAAGAAGTGTCAGGAAGAGGACAGAATCTCTCTTGTCCATACATTTCCAGGCAATTAGCTCCTGAGAAATCGGAGAACGGAGAACGGCTGACGGAGAACCGTCACCCGTTCCCCTTATCCTATTCCCGAATCAAAGCCTTCGTGGAATGTCCTCACAGGTTCTATCTCCGTTATTTTGAAGGCCTGCCAGAAGCTCAGGGAGAGGGAAGAAAACATAACGGGCTCATCTTGAGGGCGGTGTTCAACGCTTATCTCGGTAATTCTCCCACTCCCCTTCTCTTTGGAGAGAATCTCAAGAGGGATATGGAGCAGATAGAGTTCGGAGTTCAATTCCTCAAGAGCAAAGATGTTCTTGCTCTCAATATCCCCTTCGCTCTGGACAGATTCTCCAATCCAATACCATTCGATGAACCGGAAGTCGTGTTTAGGGGAGTGGCGCAGTGTCTTTACACTGCGCCGGGGCCGGAGACAGGTGGTAGCAGGTTCGTAAGATCTAATTCAGAGTCTTGTGAGGAATTAGCCTATCACGGATCTGACTCAAAGCAAAGAGTTGATCTTCCCGAACACCTGACCGACAATTTCTGGTCTTCTTCATCTGATCAAGATAACGTGTTGGAGAGTTCTGGTCCTACCCCCTACCACGAGCCCGCAACCCCGGCACTTGTTCTCTGCCACTTTAAGGCGGGCTTTGGCGATCCCGACTGGGAGAGGCTTCTTATATACGCCTGGGCCTTATCGAGAGTGGGATATAACATAGGCAGGATCGAATGGGTCTCTCTTTCTGCAGGTGCTTCTTTCTCGAAAGAGATAACGAAAGAGAACCTCGAAGAGGCGGGAATCAATCTCTTCGCCTGGATAAAACAGATCCTTCAGAGCGACTTTTCGCCCGAAGCAGGAGACCACTGCTCTTACTGCCTGTATCATTCACTCTGTCCTCTCATGGAGAAGCTTGGAGAGGATCTCACGATAAGTGACAGTGACTCTCTAAAGAACACCCTTCAGAAGACAGTCGCCTTTCAGGAAGGGGCGAAGAAGATGAAGAAACTCGCAGATGAATTCATAGACAGGGAAGGGATAGGAAAGGTGGAGCTAAGTGGCTATGAATACGCTAGCGACGAAGCTCCTACTCAGATAAGGCTTCTGGATAGAGAGGCCGCTCTGGATACTGTCGTTAGTCTTCCAGATCCATTCAAATTCATCACGTTCAAGAACCTTTCGGAGCTGGTCGACTATCTTCCCGAAGAAGCCTACGAGAAGAAAGAGAAACTGAAGCCGGTGAGGAGGTTTCGAAGAGCCGCTGATCGCTGA